Genomic segment of Primulina tabacum isolate GXHZ01 chromosome 11, ASM2559414v2, whole genome shotgun sequence:
CTACTCGAGGGTGGCACATAGTTATTCTAGTCACATATTCAAGAAACTAACCAGCACACAAAACTCTGATTTCAGAACTTGTCTCAGAAAATAGTAACAGACATAACAGCTAGGGAATTTACTAAACACAGGTAAGTTATTGTGTATGATACATCAAAGACTAATTAAAAGCATCCCAGCAAGTTTGTTTAAGTTTTAAATATTATCCCATAAAACAAAATCTGAAGCATCCTAAAATTATTGAGATGAGAGGTAAATAGGAGGTGTGAGAGATGGGGACTCTCATCTTATGATGATGGATTTGATGAAGGAACTAAAATTGATTTGTAAAGGGTGTCCGGCCAAAAGATTATATGATGTTTAGGAGCTCAAAAGCTTTCAagtaataaatttgaaaaaagatCAAACGTTCAAAATAAAAACTCCAagattttctgaaaaaaaaacaagaaggcTTGAGGAAACTTGTTCACCATCTCACATCTACATGACAGTTACCAAGGTCTCATCCAAGTTTCAAACATATTGTGCTCTCATAAAAATTAATCAAGACATTCAATGGGAAATCCTAAACTGCGTACCTCGTAAGCATTTACGTCAGAGAAAAGAACCTGCAAGGAAGGAAATTATCAAGTTTAGAATGTGACGAGTCAGAAATAGTGCGGTAGACACATAAGTTGCAGGATTGCCAGCAACATTTGAATCTTTTTACATATAAAACAAATCTTGTTGACTTTTTACATCTAAAACAAATCTTGATGTCTAAATACAAGAAGTACACTCTTCACCATCTCACCTTCTTCCCACTCTCCACTCCCccagcatcagcatcagcacCAACAGAAAGAACCTGAAAGGAAATGTTAATGAGACGAGAAAAGAGGAGAATCTGAATTCAAATATCGGATTTATCAAATCGGGATATGCAATACTAATGACAAATCCCAACCAATGAATATTGTTATTCATCACTCACCTCTCCCACAAGGTAGCGTTCAAATTTAACTCCTGACTTGGGTAACAAAACTCCCCCAGCCGATTTCTGCACGGAAAAGAGCTTAATGATCTCTACGACACTAAAAAAGTAAAAATGTAACTAGGAATAGCAAAGTATGCAATACATAAAGTGCTCAAATACAACGAATTTACAAGATAAGAGAGAATTTTGACATATCGTAGCACAATTAGTAACACACAGAAAGCAGATGAAAACAAGCAACCCCTTGAGATTCTTCAAcagtttgatataaaaaatgctATATACAACTCAATGGAGATAAAAAACCAACACCTGCCAAAGATTGGTAAAGAAATCATTTCATCACATAAATACTAAAATATCCCATATGTTTAGCCAGTGGTGGCCCAAAGAAATCCACTCAGGGAGGTTGGCATAATGTATttagatggcagaactcaaaattttttttaaaaaaaatacacatgATTTGATTATTTTCCTCCTCAGTCGACCACTCCACAAGAAGTCGCGAACAAAAATACCTCAGGCAGCTCCTCAAGACGAATCAGGACTCGATCAGCTTGAGGCACAACCTACGCGCAAATAGAAACAAGTACAAAGAACCTCATAACTGCATGGCCGTAAATTAGCGCAAATAGGTTACAGAAGAGCgaaattgaaaaaagaaaaacctTCGTAGGTTCGTATTTCTTTACAATAGCATTGACCCTCAAAAAACTCTTCCGCGGACCtggaaaaaaaatcaatcatCGAAAGAAATGTAAGCACTCAAAAACTAGCATCGtcagaaaattaaagaaatggGAAAATGAAGCTAAATGTAACAGAAATTAACCTGCTGGTCTTCCACTCGAGAGAGACGGCAGGTCGACTTTGCTAGAAGCAAAGGGTTTAGCAAGGGACATGAAAGCAGACGCCATGGATAAGGAAGTTGGAGCTTGTGCAGTGGGGTGTGTCTTAGGGTTGGTAAATTTGGTTTATAATAACTTTCAACGTACAAAAGATGAATATACGGGTCTAATAGTTCTATATAGTTCGACCCGATAATTTCACCCTATCTGTCTTGTATGTCACGCCCCTATATGCAGCTCTAAAATGGTCCATCTGACGCTAATGTATCTCTCAGATGGGTCGGCGCGGAGCTGAGCTGGGCGGGGCGGGTCGAGACGGAAATGATTGACGAGAAATTATCAAATTAATTCAATTTAAAATGAGTTGCGAGTTATGTGACACAACtcatcaaaaaataaaatatatataaaaaaattcttatAATCTGTTATTTCTTTAATAAATTATTGTGTAATGAGACGATGAAAAATTtgtattaatatattaattagaaAAACTAGAGATAAACGAATGGTGGATTTGTCGTGACTCTTTGTTTCAAAAAGTTGAtctaaaatataacaaaaaatgtatataattttttttttggaaaataatattttgagttATATTTGGAAATTTTGTTTGAGAAATAAATATTTGGATGTGAAAATTAAGTGTGAAACTAAAATGTGACCAAATCCATCATTAAATGGTTGTGCGTAAAAATGGATACGAGAACTATTCAATCACCTAAACAATAAAAAGCTTCACAAAAAGTATATAAATTTCGTTACATGTGTTCCAAACAAACGTTAGAACATCAAGAAATAACTCAAGAAAACAATATGACACTAAAGTTGGAGATTATCCGAAGATGATACAAATTGAAAAAATTTAGAATTCTAAAATGTCTAAGTAAAATGAAACATTTTCTACAAATGTAAAAAGTAGGATATGGATGAcaattttttccgcaaattcGGAGCTCTGTAAAGACAATTCTAAATGTGGCGGGTTCAAGGGAGCTTTTTCGAGTATGAGTTCAGGGTAAGAAGATGTTGTACTCATCCTCGAACTCGTCTcgataagaataataataaataaaaaatcatattaataataatGTAATACACCAAATATCAATCTAAGTGTTTTAATGAACATATATAAAGACTAATAAAATAGAAATGAGTTTTTGTTATTTGTACAAATATCATAGAAATAAGACTAAACACATAATTTGAATCGTGAATTtggagaaattaaaaaaatatatatatataaagaaatatGAACTAATAAAACTTCAACATCTTTCAATAATCAATATCGTACTCGATGGGTATTCGAAGAAGTTATGATTATGGAGATGAGATTCATTTACAGATTGGGATAAAAATTCTCCAAACAAACAGAATCAGGGAATGGAATAGAGATGAGGACTAGCATATCATTAGGAGGTCGGGTTGACGATGATAAACCtgaaaggaattttattccttgatatattttccttttttatctttaatattttgcctttctagacatgaggataatctcgaaattgatgatatgatctcttataaattcaatatgtgatataaaactatattttgatatgactcgtaatatctttaagatatgatatcataatatctttaagatatgatatcacaatatctttaagatattattcttgttttaaaaagagtttgtttcctaatgaaattggtttttctatgttaaataggactcaaaggagaagaaaaaaaagTGTGAGAGAGTGACGATACAGAGCAAAAACTTTCGGAGAGACAGAGATGCATTTGTACGAAGAAAAAGTTTTCTGATTGAAGCCATCTCGTGATTGATAACTtgttgctgtgaagtgctgCCAACATCCGAAGACAACACTTAATCACCGTGTTGATTAGTGTGTggagttttgaagatttttttcacttctcagttgatgcatcctaagtattttggttatacggtttgttagaggtttaggatgcaatttgttactcgccttaataagggagttgttttattctttcactagtattgatttttgtaaacttacaagtttttctagtgaattattttgccctgaggcaccgcacaagtattttatacttgtgcataatttacatctcgtatctcgtattattatcattattccagctacgtgtaggtgtgttaaaatcataatttccgctgcatgttgtcgtgggtgttacaacacctacgcacaacacctacattctgatacacacaacactcactCTCAACTCACACATACACTGTGGAAACAGaactttcaattggtatcagagcttccaCTTGACGCTACTAAGTGAGATCCTGTACTGTTTTTAGGCCTCCCGTGTTGGATGGATCAAACTATGCATTGTGGAAAGTAAAGATGAGGGTTTTTATTAAATCCATTGAAGAAAGAGCTTGGCAACGTGTACTTCATGGTTGGAGTCCACCAAAACTCGAGGATGCTGATGGAGACACACGGCTCAAACCTGAAAGTACATGGACTGTCGATGAAGTGCAAACTTCAAACTTTAATTCCAAGGCTCTCAATGCTATATTTTCATCTGTTGACACAAGGATGTTTAATTTAATCACCACTTGTGTATGTGCCAAAGATGCTTGGGAGATACTCCAAAAGCACTGTGAAGGATCCGCAAGTGAGCGTAAAACTAGGCTAAGGATGGTGACATCAAAGTTCGAAAGTTTGAGAATGGAGGACAAGGAGTCTATTCTTGAGTATGATAGCCGGTTGAGACAACTTTCTAATGAAGCTCACAGTCTTGGAGATCCCATGTCCAATGAAAGATTGGTGAACAAAGTTTTAAGATCTCTACCTGAGAAATTTAATGTCAAAGTTTGTGCAATTGAAGAATCTAAAGACACTTCAACAATCAACCTGGATGAATTAATGAGTTCCCTCagaacttttgagatgaatcttGATTTACAAAAGAAGGACAAAGGGAAGACAATAGCCCTTGAAGTTTCAACTGACTCCTATGATGAAATCCTTCAAATATCTAAAGAAGTGAATGAATCTGATTTAGGTGAAGATTCTATCTCTCTAATTACTAAGAAATTTGGTGATTACTTGAAGACTATGAGagaaaagaagaaaattggacaaaaatctGTGTTGCCCAATATCACCACTTCTGCAAAAGCTCAAAAGTTTACTCCTATGAAATGACAATTTCGACCAAAAACTGAATTGCAAATCCAatcaaatgtcagaaatttggaCTCAGTACAATGCAGAGAGTGTTCTGGATTTGGACACTATGCCAATGAGTGTGCCAATCGACTTcgaagaaacaaaggcatgGCTGTCACTTTGAGTGATGAAGAGTCTGATGATGATCAAGGATCAAGTGAATCTGAAAATCACACATCGTTATCTTCTGTGATCAAGGAAAAACGCTCAATGCAAATCAATCCTTTGGGTGTTGCCACAGGTGTTGCAATACCTGGCCGCAACACCTCTTCGAATTCAGTATGTCTTAAATCTACAACCCTTGCAGAGGCAAGTCAGTCTGAAACTCAAGAGGTAGATGATGATGAAGTCACTCTAGAAAGTGTGCAGACGATGTACGAAGAATTATATGAAGACTGGATCAAAAGAACTAAAGGAAATGCAATTCTCTCCAAAGAGAATGCTGAGTTAAAGTCACAAATTTCACGACTTGAAGTAATCTTAAGCAAGAAAGATTTGGAATTATGCAAAGTCAAAGAGGAACTTGGAGAAGCAACTCAGATTCTTGCCAAGATGAATTCAAGTTCATCCAAACTTGATTCACTTTTGATGATTGGACAAAATGACAAAGCTGGACTTGGTTATCCGAACAGCCTGTTCGAAATTGGAGAATCTTCCAATACTGAGAGAAAACCAACTGTTTTTGTCAAAGGAAGTGTTGAAACCTCAAATGCTACACAAACTGAAAAAGGTGCTCCATCTAAAAGGCAAATATCTACCAAGAAGTCCAAATCCAGAAAACGCCACTTTATCTGCCACTATTGTTTTAGACCTGGTCATATCAAATCCTACTGCTTTAAACTGAGAGATGATTACAAGAGATGGGAATCAGAACAGGTGTTGTATAACACCCGACGCAACACTGCTTTAACCTCAAATGTTCCGTTATTTATACTTCATTAAAGACTAACATTGCAGGAAtatggtactttgacagtggcTGTTCGCGCCACATGACAGGTTCTAAAGACCATTTGATTGACTATGTTGAACTGAGGAGTGGTCATGTGACGTATGGTGGTGGTGCTAAAGGAAGAATTGCTGGCAAAGGAACCTTGAATGTTGATGGACTGCCTAATCTACACAATGTGCTTTATGTCGAAGGGcttaactcaaacttaataagcataagtcaactttgtgatgaCGGTTTGcatgttaagtttgataaagaCAATTGTGAAGTGTTTGATAATTCTAATACTCGTATtttgacaggtacaaggtctgCTGATAATTGCTATCAACTTGGAGAAGACTTAGTATGCAATCATTCAAAGGTGAGTGAATTAAACTTGTGGCATCAAAAATTGGGACATGCAAACTTCAAGACATTAAAGAATCTTGGTAAGTACGATGCTgtgagaggtatgcctaatTTATCCTCTGGAATTCCGTATGTTTGTGGTGGATGTCAAAAGGGTAAGCAAACACGTGTTCCCCatcaagtgttgcaacactttgggacaacacggtgtcttgaactcttgcacatggatcttatgggtccaatggaagtggaaagtcttggaggtaagaagtattcaTGCGTTTGTGTGGATGATTTCTCTCGCTTTACTTGGGTAAGatttcttagagaaaaatcCGATACATTTgatgttttcaagaaattacATGCTAAGATTACTAATCTACATAATCTGAGGGTTGGTAAGATAAGGACTGACCAtggtaaagaatttgaaaactcaCACTTTATATCATTTTGTGAAAAGAGAGGGATAACtcatgaattttcggcccctaagactcctcaacaaaatggaatagccgaaaggaagaataggacactgcaagaaatggctagggtcatgttaagttcaaagaatatttcaaagAGATTTTGGGCCGAGGCCTTGAACACagcatgtcatatttcaaatcgTGTGTACTTAAGGAGTGGTTCTACTATGACATCCTATGAAATCATCATGGGAAAGAGGCCGAACCTTAAGTATTTTCATGTCTTTGGGTGTGTatgttatgttttgaatgacCGAGACCATCTTGCAAAGTTTGACTCTAAAAGTGATAAATGTTTATTCGTTGGTTATTCATCTAATAGTCGTGCATATCGCGTGTATAATCTGAGAACAAGAACGACTATGGAGTCTATTAACGTTGTTTTTGATGATCTTGCAGATCTAACGGGAAAAACAATCGAGGATGATATTGATGGGCTGCTGAACGAAAGTGAGACACTGCCTAACACAGATGTTGCACCCGGTGTTGTAACACCGGAGACAACACCTGCACTGGCAGAATCAAATGATGAACTAGGAAAGTATACTGAGAATGATGACAGTGTAACCAATGAAGAGATTGATATTCCCAGCAAggttcagaaaaatcatccatcatctcagATCATTGGAGAAACATTTGGAGGAATGCAAACGAGAAGAAATGAGAAGGTAGACTATCGCAAAATGATGGGACTAGTATGCATGACTTCCGTATACTCTCAAGTAAGTCACTCTTGTTTTGTTTCACTCATGGaacccaaaaatataaatgaagccttaaaagatgaattttgggttgatgcaatgcatgaggaacttgaacaatttgttaGGAATGATGTGTGGGATTTGGTTCCCAGACCCGATAATGTGAATGTTATTGGAACCAAATGGATCTTTAaaaacaaaactgatgaatctggAATTGTTGTGAGAAATAAAGCTAGGCTAGTGGCTCAAGGGTATACTCAAATTGAaggaattgattttgatgaaacgtTTGCCCCTGTTGCCCGGATTGAATCGGTTAGACTTTTACTTGCTATTGCATGTTACATGGAcataaaattatatcaaatggatgtgaaaagtgcctTTTTGAATGACATCTTGAAAGAAGAAGCTTATGTAAGCCAAcctaaaggatttgaagatccacacCACCCGAACCATGTCTACAAGTTGAAGAAAGCACTCTAtggacttaaacaagctccaagagcatgGTATGGAAGGCTTACTGAATATCTGCTTGACTTAGGCTTCAAAAGAGGTGAGGTTGATAAAactctttttattcaaaaatcgaagcatgatattcttgtgtgtcaaatttatgtggatggcatcatttttggtgcttcttctcaaaagcatgttgatgaatttgttaaatgcatgtctaccacatttgaaatgagcatgataggagaattaagtttctttcttggattgcaaattaaacaaatgcatgatggtaTCTTTCTATGTCAATCCAAGTATGCCAAGAATTTGGTGAAGAAATTCTCTACTGAGAACactaagcacatgaaaacaccaATGGGGTCGACTGAAAAATTGTCCAAAGACGATGTTGCGgcaggtgttgacaacacccagTATCGCAGCATCATAGGCAGTCTTCTTTACTTAAGTGCAAGTCGTCCCGACATCATGTTTAGTGTTTGTTTGTGTGCTAGGTACCAGGCTGATCCTAAAGTCACTCATCTAAAGGCTGTCAAAAGAATTTTGCGATATATATCTGGAACAGTTGACTTAGGTTTATGGTACACCAAAGAAACAAACACCAATTTAGTGGGCTTTAGTGATGCTGACTGGGCTGGAAACTTAGATGATAGGAAAAGTACCACGGGTGGGTGTTTTTATCTTGGTAACAATTTGGTGTCATGGTATAGTAAAAAGCAAAATTGTGTATCTCTGTccactgctgaatctgaatatgttgcAGCTGCTAGCTGTTGTTCacaacttttgtggatgaatcaaatgattaaagacTATGGTTTCAACAGTGACATCTTAATTGTATACTGTGacaattcaagtgcaattgatatttcaaaaaatccagtacaacactctcgaacgaaacacatagacattagacatcattttattcgagatttggttgatAATGGTACAATTCGAATGGAATTTGTTGGAACTGAGAACCAACTGGCTGATATCTTTACAAAACTattggattttgagagattttccaatcttAGGAAGTCTCTCAGCTTGTGTACACAATGATCACTCACGGATGTTGTCctcggtgttacaacacctgtgGACAACACCCagcatgcatgtgcattttatttttaggaTGCTAGACATATTGCATACATCCTGCTTTGTGTGAAGCCTGTATAAGTGTAGGATACTGAATGGCGTGCTCTCAGTTGTGAATCAAACTTTCCATCAATATTCTCCAAAGAATGGTGTGTGCTCAATCTAAGTCATAAAGCTGTTGAGGATGCTCGTGTACCACATGATCTTGTCCAATGTAGATAATGACTTAGAAAATTCTTGAGCAATATggtgaaaaatagaaaagagaataaaatagaacaaaaaaatgtttagaagaaaatggaaaaagctacctagaggagtccaatgaagaccgttcttctagtgtgggagctaccacttctaagtcaaaatacagatggaaaaagctacctagaggagtcctatgAAGACCGTTATTCTAGAGTGGGAGCTACCATGTCTGAATTAAAAATGTTCAAGAAAGTTTGAGTCCAACTTGTGAGTGTTGCCaagaggtgttgccaacacctaaGTACAGACTGATCACAGTTTGATCACATGCGTGTGCATTTCATTTTTGATCATAATTAGGCATAAATTTAAGTCATTCATACTGCTGTTATGTGAATTCATCATGACCAGTGGGCTATCagtttttaattcatgaaatacgaagaaaaccctaaccgacttaattttgaaatttcttgatttcTAACTGTTTGTGGGGTTAATTCGACGTGGTGTTTTATCCTGCCTGATTTCTTGAAATAATGATGGCACTGTTTCAGAAAGTTACCGTTGGGTGAGTAAAAATTGAGTTGAAAAGGTGCTGAAGTTGCGGCTCAAcagaatgttaccgttggagaggTGTGCTTAAATATTTAGGGATAAATAAGGAACAACTTTACGGCTTACTATTTTCCCTCATATTCTAAAATCTCTCCTACCCTAactatttgttttctttttcgcGCAAAAGCATCTGTGTTCTTCGTAAATTTTTGTCTTCTTCGAACTTCCCTACTTTGCTATTCTCTATTTCACAGATGGCTGGCTTTGATCCTCAAGACATTAGGAGTGAAATGGCTGCGAGCATGGGCGACAAATCACCTGACACAACACCCACAGCCGCAACCGATGTTGTGGGCATGGAAATTGTGGGTGTACCAGAAGAACCAATCCCGCTGGAAATGATCGCTCCTGGTGAACCTGGGAACGAAATCACTGTCGAGAATCCCCCAAATTTTGAGGCCGTGAATAGAGCCTTTCCCCCTGCTCCTATGCGCCGTAAGTCAAAGAGACAAGCAGGGTTCGATCCTGACTTTGTCCCTACCAAGAAACCAAGGGCATCCACCGTCCCATTTATTCTGGACCCTGATTTCTCATCTGGAGACGACTCCAATGATGATGATTCTGAGTTGGTGGCTCGCCCCAAACCAACTGTTGCTGCTAAGGAATCTGGTTCTACTTCTGGTAGTCAAAAGCCAAACCCATTCACGGATTCTCATGAAGCTGCAGAAGAACAATCTCCTGGTGAACCTGAAGATGATGAACAATCTTTGGCAGAGTTTCTTGCTCAGCTCAAAGAAGATAAGGCCGCCCGAAAACAAATGGCTAAGGAGAATGAACCTGACTCAGAAATGATGAAGGAATTCGAGCAAAACCGGCCTGGTGCCTCTGATGACTCCTCCTCATCGTCTGTATCTGACTTTGAATCTGAGGAACAAGGTGATGATGCATCTGAGGACATTGACTCTGAATCTAGCGAGTCTTCTGAAGATGATGCTACTGATGTTGCTGCCGGTGTTGAGGTGGATGTTGACAACACCGAGCACAACATTGACTCTGCTGACTATGATGTGAGTAAGTCTTTTTCCCCCAAATTTTATTCTGAGGATGCCTTGGCATTATGGCCGCTGTTTGTTCAGAGAGAGTTGGTTGaggagaaaaatattgatgtcaCTGCCTATGGGAAATACAACCTGGTTGAGTTTCTCAAAAACAGAAAGTTGCTATCCACAGTCACCACTGTTATGCCCTACTGTCGCCGTGTGGTGTTAGAATTCTACTGTAATCTTCTGCGCAGTGTTGGACATGAGGAATCGGTGAAGTATGGGAGAGTGTTTGTTCGGGATCATATCTACAAGTTCTCCCCGTCGGTGATCAATGAATTCTACAACACTCCGGATCTTGAGAAAGCTGACGAGGATCTTGACATACATGATGTCACCTCTGTGCTCACTGGAGGTGTGATCCAAGTATTCCCCGACTATCCCAAGAAGCTGAGCGCTGCTAATCTCACGTCCTTCTACTCTGTCCTACATAAGACCTCCATTTGAAATTGGACCCCGTCAACAAATTCCACCACTGTGACCAGATCTCAAGCCTTGGTTTTGTTTAATATTGGCACTGGAAGGGCCTTTAATTTTGGGAGGTTGGTGTTCAGGACAGCATTACAATATGCTGAAGGGGACTTCAAGAAGACTAAGCTACCATATCCCTCACTGATCTATGGGATCTTGGAGTCTCAAGGGTTCATTAGGGACATTGATGAAGATCTCTGCCTTGTTAGAGACTCCCTGAAGATTTCTCATGTGTATTTTAAAGGCAACAGACAGATTGATCTGCCGTAGGTGACTTCCAGTGTTGCTCCGGATGTTGGCAACACTGATGATACAACATCTGAACATGTGCCTGAGACAGCTGAACAGCCACCTACAGATGTTCCTCCTACTG
This window contains:
- the LOC142519169 gene encoding 10 kDa chaperonin 1, chloroplastic; amino-acid sequence: MASAFMSLAKPFASSKVDLPSLSSGRPAGPRKSFLRVNAIVKKYEPTKVVPQADRVLIRLEELPEKSAGGVLLPKSGVKFERYLVGEVLSVGADADAGGVESGKKVLFSDVNAYEIDLGTEARHCFCKAGDLLALID